A genome region from Nocardia sp. NBC_00565 includes the following:
- a CDS encoding TetR/AcrR family transcriptional regulator, with amino-acid sequence MNRSKPRGRAPVLSDADIRRVARALLVEYGPDAVTLRAIARELGITAPALYRYYNSREDLLESLRLEFCEDLAADLSEQIASLPDDGAVQFFAICKGFRRWALAHTREFTLVFASPGAGRARLLRRFDEPFGRIFLAAAGRLLATYDVVTPPTDVIPAELRDDLVLFQTELLAALSESGQKFPAEKLDLGVTYLMIQIWARLYGHVTLEVFGNYPIPLSNPEILFDAMLADLGRTAGLISE; translated from the coding sequence ATGAACAGGTCCAAGCCGCGGGGGCGGGCGCCGGTGCTCTCCGATGCGGATATCCGCCGGGTGGCGCGCGCACTGCTGGTCGAGTACGGTCCCGACGCGGTCACGCTGCGGGCGATCGCCCGCGAACTCGGCATCACCGCGCCCGCGCTGTACCGGTACTACAATTCGCGCGAGGACCTGTTGGAGAGTCTGCGCCTGGAGTTCTGCGAGGACCTCGCCGCGGATTTGTCCGAGCAGATCGCCTCCCTGCCCGATGACGGCGCGGTGCAGTTCTTCGCCATCTGCAAGGGGTTCCGGCGCTGGGCGCTGGCGCACACCAGGGAATTCACCCTGGTGTTCGCCTCGCCGGGCGCGGGCCGCGCGCGTTTGCTGCGGCGCTTCGACGAACCGTTCGGGCGGATCTTCCTGGCGGCCGCCGGTCGGCTTCTGGCCACCTATGACGTGGTGACGCCGCCGACCGATGTGATTCCGGCGGAGCTGCGCGATGATCTCGTGCTGTTCCAAACCGAGTTGCTGGCAGCGCTTTCCGAATCCGGGCAGAAGTTCCCCGCCGAAAAGCTCGACCTCGGCGTGACGTATCTGATGATCCAGATCTGGGCCCGGCTCTACGGGCACGTCACCCTCGAGGTATTCGGGAATTATCCGATTCCGCTATCGAATCCGGAGATTCTCTTCGATGCGATGCTGGCGGATCTCGGGCGCACCGCCGGGTTGATCAGCGAGTGA
- a CDS encoding TerD family protein — MKLSKGANTAVPTSLLAVVVSWRSEHAVDAHALLLAAAGSVRTDRDLVFFNAPRHMSQAVTLDQEPAPGTARLSVSLPRTESDVARIVVAGSVDAGTFGDITGLTLTIEAAHGPIARFEITDADSVSAMMFGEFYRREDQWRFRAIGQGWSSGLPGLVTEFGVNVDEPDARASGATHRSQREPTGADHEPTASRADNTPMPSQPTRPIDLDRRRQAVEPGPLAPPPNSQRADWYADPEDPSRLRWWDGTQWTGAGYPPRPPRARECARCGHLRRRKLFGGLAACLYCAAEIEEYLTHWHTQAWRVLTTSGPRGADWDALWASLRYQRIDENLGRDALRAVALSYVERLVTFAFADGEIEQPEFEAFEQAIHELGLTGPLVEDLRRRMHRGHLLSRLRGGDLPLVRTPGLHLDPEEKVHLDLAAVHIRQLARGPKHTDGRLIASNKKLRFVGIDTGTELPWNRVVSVRVEQRTVVIAATSARGGATFDVEDPDYVAAAMEGALRVAKRLILTPGQRDTRSIPQEVKAEVWQRDGGKCVECGDGHYLEFDHIIPLSRGGATSATNLQILCRACNRAKGARI, encoded by the coding sequence ATGAAACTCAGTAAAGGGGCCAATACGGCGGTACCGACTTCCCTTCTTGCCGTGGTTGTTTCGTGGCGGTCGGAGCATGCGGTGGATGCGCATGCGTTGTTGTTGGCGGCGGCGGGATCGGTGCGCACCGATCGGGATCTGGTGTTCTTCAACGCGCCCCGGCATATGTCGCAGGCGGTGACGCTCGATCAGGAGCCCGCGCCGGGCACCGCGCGACTGAGTGTCTCGCTACCGCGCACCGAATCGGATGTGGCACGGATCGTCGTCGCGGGCTCGGTCGACGCGGGAACCTTCGGCGATATCACGGGTTTGACCCTCACCATCGAAGCCGCTCACGGCCCGATCGCGCGATTCGAGATCACCGACGCCGATTCGGTGTCCGCCATGATGTTCGGCGAGTTCTATCGCCGCGAGGACCAGTGGCGGTTCCGCGCCATCGGCCAGGGCTGGTCGAGCGGACTGCCCGGACTCGTCACCGAATTCGGCGTCAACGTCGACGAACCCGACGCGCGAGCGTCGGGCGCAACGCACCGATCGCAGCGCGAACCGACCGGCGCCGACCATGAGCCGACCGCTTCGCGAGCGGATAACACCCCGATGCCATCCCAGCCGACCAGGCCGATCGATCTCGACCGACGTCGACAGGCGGTTGAACCCGGTCCGCTCGCACCGCCGCCGAATTCCCAACGCGCCGACTGGTATGCGGATCCCGAGGATCCGTCGAGGTTGCGGTGGTGGGATGGGACGCAGTGGACCGGCGCCGGGTATCCGCCCCGACCCCCGCGCGCACGCGAGTGTGCGCGTTGCGGACATCTCAGGCGGCGCAAGCTGTTCGGTGGTCTTGCGGCGTGTCTGTACTGTGCGGCCGAGATCGAGGAGTACCTGACGCACTGGCACACCCAGGCTTGGCGGGTGCTCACCACGTCGGGGCCGCGCGGCGCGGATTGGGACGCGTTGTGGGCGTCGTTGCGGTATCAGCGGATCGACGAGAACCTGGGCCGGGATGCGTTGCGTGCGGTGGCGCTGAGCTATGTTGAGCGACTGGTCACCTTCGCGTTCGCGGACGGGGAGATCGAGCAGCCGGAGTTCGAGGCGTTCGAGCAGGCGATCCATGAGCTGGGTCTGACCGGGCCGCTGGTCGAGGATCTGCGCAGGCGAATGCACCGCGGCCACCTGCTGTCCCGGCTGCGCGGCGGTGATCTGCCGCTGGTCCGGACGCCCGGACTGCATCTGGATCCCGAGGAGAAGGTGCACCTGGACCTGGCCGCGGTGCATATCCGGCAGTTGGCGCGCGGCCCGAAACACACCGACGGCAGGCTGATCGCCAGCAATAAGAAGCTGCGCTTCGTCGGAATCGACACCGGCACCGAATTGCCGTGGAACCGGGTGGTTTCGGTGCGGGTCGAGCAACGCACGGTGGTCATCGCGGCGACCTCGGCGCGCGGCGGCGCCACCTTCGATGTCGAGGACCCCGATTACGTCGCGGCCGCCATGGAGGGCGCGCTGCGTGTCGCCAAACGCCTGATCCTCACCCCGGGCCAGCGCGACACCCGCAGCATCCCCCAGGAGGTCAAAGCCGAAGTGTGGCAACGCGACGGCGGCAAATGTGTCGAATGCGGCGACGGCCACTACCTCGAATTCGACCACATCATTCCGCTCAGCCGCGGTGGCGCGACGAGCGCGACCAATCTGCAGATCCTCTGCCGTGCCTGTAACCGGGCCAAAGGCGCGCGGATCTGA
- a CDS encoding vWA domain-containing protein, with the protein MGTSLVKGQNGPLTVSNVVVSVRSTAAADVSALLVTAAGRVRTDADFVFFNQPNAPGVELRSGTPASLAVSSVDVPAEIAQIRVVITLDDAAATFGQFAAPVATVADGSGNTLYEYVLGGLGSESVVIALELYRRGAEWKIRAVGQGYAGGFAALVTDHGVSVDDEPASAAPQAPAAQPSPEVRTVPGEAKLSFEKRAKLDLRKREVAKVLITKNAFGIRARVVLVIDKTLSMTRQYSKQVVHRVVQRMIPIATQLDEDGTLEAYLYALSFAKLPDITVEHGDEWAQTFLHLTGTHQGIDYAAIGGRNDELPIMRDIIASLRPGDAPTLVLFFTDGGFAKKREITALMRDASRLPAFWQFVGLGKANYGLLRTLDEMSDRVVDNAGFFAIDDIDQVDDAQLYARLLGEFPDWLHAAGRAGILR; encoded by the coding sequence GTGGGCACTTCACTCGTCAAGGGACAGAACGGCCCGCTGACGGTATCGAATGTCGTTGTCTCGGTGCGATCGACGGCCGCGGCCGATGTCAGCGCGCTATTGGTGACCGCGGCCGGCCGGGTGCGCACCGACGCCGACTTCGTCTTCTTCAATCAGCCGAATGCGCCCGGTGTCGAATTGCGGTCGGGAACGCCCGCGTCGCTGGCCGTTTCCTCGGTTGACGTGCCCGCGGAGATCGCGCAGATCCGCGTGGTCATCACCCTCGACGATGCCGCAGCGACCTTCGGGCAATTCGCGGCCCCCGTCGCGACCGTCGCCGACGGATCCGGAAATACGCTGTACGAGTACGTGCTCGGGGGGCTGGGCAGCGAGTCGGTTGTCATCGCGCTGGAGTTGTATCGGCGTGGTGCCGAGTGGAAGATCCGCGCGGTCGGGCAGGGTTATGCGGGTGGTTTCGCCGCGCTGGTGACCGACCACGGTGTCAGCGTCGATGACGAGCCGGCGTCCGCCGCGCCGCAAGCCCCTGCCGCCCAGCCATCCCCTGAGGTCCGCACCGTCCCCGGCGAGGCAAAACTCTCCTTCGAAAAACGCGCGAAACTCGACCTCCGTAAACGCGAAGTCGCCAAGGTGCTGATCACCAAGAACGCCTTCGGAATTCGTGCCCGCGTCGTCCTGGTCATCGACAAGACCCTCAGCATGACCAGGCAGTACAGCAAACAGGTCGTGCACCGCGTCGTCCAGCGGATGATCCCGATCGCGACCCAGCTCGACGAGGACGGCACCTTGGAGGCCTACCTCTACGCCCTGTCCTTCGCGAAACTGCCCGATATCACCGTCGAGCACGGTGACGAATGGGCGCAGACCTTCCTGCACCTCACCGGCACCCACCAGGGCATCGACTACGCCGCGATCGGCGGCCGCAACGACGAACTGCCGATCATGCGCGACATCATCGCTTCGCTGCGCCCCGGCGATGCCCCGACCCTGGTGCTGTTCTTCACCGACGGCGGCTTCGCCAAGAAACGCGAGATCACCGCGCTCATGCGCGACGCGTCCCGCCTGCCCGCGTTCTGGCAGTTCGTCGGCCTCGGCAAAGCCAACTACGGCCTGCTGCGCACCCTCGACGAAATGTCGGATCGGGTCGTCGACAATGCCGGCTTCTTCGCCATCGACGACATCGACCAGGTCGACGACGCGCAGCTCTACGCCAGGCTGCTCGGCGAATTTCCGGACTGGCTGCACGCGGCGGGCCGAGCGGGCATCCTGCGCTGA
- a CDS encoding cytochrome P450 codes for MTTPSIPAGFDFTDPDLLATRLPIQEFAELRRTAPVWWCAQSGRASGFDDGGYWVVSKLEHIKEISKNPEVFSSHENTAIIRFNEETTREQIDMLGNMLMLNLDPPQHTKIRRIISKGFTPRAVESLRGALTERAARIVDEAKKTGRGDFVEQVACELPLQAIAELIGVPQDDRKKLFDWTNQMISYDDPEFDGNHHTATAEVMGYAWSMAEERRKCPADDIVTQLINADINGENLGSDEFAFFVILLSVAGNETTRNSITHGMKAFVDNPEQWELYKEQRPRTAPDEIVRWATPVTAFQRTATQDTEIGGQQIKKGQRIGLFYSSANFDEDGFEDPFTFDVLRNPNPHVGFGGTGTHYCVGANLARLQIDLMFNAIADVMPNLRQVSDPVRLRSGWLNGIKRWEVEYA; via the coding sequence GTGACCACGCCATCGATTCCCGCGGGATTCGACTTCACCGACCCCGATCTGCTCGCCACCCGCCTGCCCATCCAAGAATTCGCCGAGCTGCGCCGGACCGCCCCGGTCTGGTGGTGTGCGCAATCCGGGCGGGCCAGCGGCTTCGATGACGGCGGCTACTGGGTCGTCTCCAAGCTCGAGCACATCAAGGAGATCTCGAAGAATCCGGAGGTGTTCTCCTCGCACGAGAACACCGCGATCATCCGGTTCAACGAGGAGACCACCCGCGAGCAGATCGACATGCTCGGCAACATGCTGATGCTGAACCTCGATCCGCCGCAGCACACCAAGATCCGCCGCATAATCTCCAAGGGCTTCACCCCGCGCGCGGTGGAGAGCCTGCGCGGCGCGCTCACCGAGCGTGCGGCCCGAATTGTGGACGAGGCCAAGAAAACCGGCCGCGGCGACTTCGTCGAACAGGTCGCCTGCGAGCTGCCGCTGCAGGCCATCGCCGAGCTCATCGGCGTCCCACAGGACGACCGCAAGAAGCTCTTCGACTGGACCAACCAGATGATCTCCTACGACGATCCCGAGTTCGACGGCAACCACCACACCGCGACCGCCGAAGTCATGGGCTACGCCTGGAGTATGGCCGAGGAGCGGCGCAAATGCCCGGCCGACGATATCGTCACCCAGTTGATCAACGCCGATATCAACGGCGAGAACCTGGGTTCGGACGAGTTCGCTTTCTTCGTGATCCTGCTGTCGGTCGCGGGCAATGAGACCACCCGCAATTCGATCACGCACGGCATGAAGGCCTTCGTCGACAACCCGGAGCAGTGGGAGCTCTACAAAGAGCAGCGCCCGCGCACCGCACCCGACGAGATCGTGCGCTGGGCCACCCCGGTGACCGCCTTCCAGCGCACCGCCACCCAGGACACCGAGATCGGCGGCCAGCAGATCAAGAAGGGCCAGCGGATCGGCCTGTTCTACAGCTCGGCCAACTTCGACGAGGACGGTTTCGAGGATCCGTTCACGTTCGACGTGCTGCGCAACCCCAACCCGCACGTGGGTTTCGGTGGCACCGGCACGCACTATTGCGTCGGCGCCAACCTGGCCCGGCTGCAGATCGACCTGATGTTCAACGCCATCGCCGATGTGATGCCCAATCTGCGGCAGGTCTCCGATCCGGTGCGGCTGCGCTCGGGGTGGTTGAACGGCATCAAGCGCTGGGAAGTCGAATACGCTTGA
- the glpK gene encoding glycerol kinase GlpK: protein MSQRYVLAIDQGTTSTRCILFDQRARLVGVAQREHQQHYPRPGWVEQDALEIWRNVERIVPQALRDSGIAAEQVAALGIANQRETTVVWDRRTGVPIRRAIVWQDVRTDELVREFESKPGAERIRELCGLPLAGYFAAPRLRWLLDTVAGLRDRAERGEVLFGTMETWLIWNLTGGADGGVHLTDVTNASRTLLMNITTLAWDRELLEFFGIPAAMLPSIQPSTASYGTTSRVVPGIRIAAALGDQHAALFGQTCFARGETKCTYGTGGFLMMNTGRELVQSSHGLLTTIGYQIEAEPVYALEGPIAVTGSLVQWVRDNIGLVSSAPEIETLARTVEDNGGCYIVPAFSGLYAPHWRSDARGLVIGLTSYINKGHLARAVLEATAWQTREVVDAMNADSGLQARTLRVDGGMTSDNLLMQIVADVLDIPVMRPFVAETVSLGAAYAAGLAVGYWPDLEGLRSNWRLAGQWVPQMDSAHRADEYDNWKRAVALTFGWSRSKRAAGPPTESRGS from the coding sequence ATGTCGCAACGTTATGTGCTGGCGATCGACCAGGGCACCACCTCGACCAGGTGCATCCTGTTCGATCAGCGTGCGCGCCTGGTCGGGGTCGCGCAGCGCGAACACCAGCAGCACTATCCGCGTCCCGGCTGGGTCGAACAGGACGCGCTGGAGATCTGGCGCAATGTCGAGCGGATCGTGCCGCAAGCGCTGCGGGATTCCGGTATCGCCGCCGAACAGGTTGCGGCCCTTGGTATCGCCAATCAGCGCGAGACCACGGTGGTATGGGACCGGCGGACCGGTGTGCCGATTCGGCGGGCGATCGTATGGCAGGACGTGCGCACCGATGAGCTGGTGCGCGAATTCGAGAGCAAGCCCGGCGCGGAACGGATTCGCGAGCTGTGCGGCCTGCCGCTGGCGGGTTATTTCGCCGCGCCGCGACTGCGCTGGCTGCTGGATACCGTTGCGGGACTGCGTGATCGGGCCGAACGGGGCGAAGTGCTGTTCGGCACCATGGAGACCTGGTTGATCTGGAATCTGACCGGCGGCGCGGACGGCGGGGTGCATCTGACCGATGTCACGAATGCCAGCCGCACGCTGCTGATGAACATCACCACACTCGCCTGGGATCGGGAACTGTTGGAGTTCTTCGGAATTCCCGCGGCGATGCTGCCGAGCATTCAGCCGTCGACCGCGTCCTACGGGACGACCAGCCGGGTGGTGCCCGGTATCCGGATCGCTGCCGCGCTCGGCGACCAGCATGCCGCGCTGTTCGGCCAAACCTGTTTCGCCCGTGGGGAAACCAAATGCACCTATGGCACCGGCGGCTTCCTGATGATGAACACGGGACGTGAGTTGGTGCAGTCCTCGCATGGTCTGCTCACCACCATCGGCTATCAGATCGAGGCCGAACCGGTGTACGCGCTGGAGGGGCCGATCGCGGTCACCGGATCGCTGGTGCAGTGGGTGCGCGACAATATCGGTCTGGTGTCGAGTGCTCCGGAGATCGAAACCCTCGCTCGCACTGTGGAAGACAACGGCGGCTGCTATATCGTGCCCGCCTTCTCCGGTCTGTACGCGCCGCATTGGCGCAGCGACGCAAGAGGTCTCGTCATCGGACTGACCTCCTACATCAACAAGGGGCACCTCGCGCGCGCCGTACTCGAGGCGACCGCATGGCAGACGCGCGAAGTCGTCGACGCGATGAACGCCGACTCCGGCCTGCAGGCCCGCACCTTGCGCGTCGACGGCGGCATGACTTCCGACAACCTGCTCATGCAGATCGTCGCCGACGTCCTCGATATCCCCGTCATGCGCCCCTTCGTCGCCGAAACCGTCTCTCTCGGAGCCGCTTACGCCGCCGGACTCGCCGTCGGCTACTGGCCGGACCTGGAAGGTCTGCGCAGTAATTGGCGCTTGGCCGGACAGTGGGTGCCGCAGATGGACTCGGCGCACCGTGCGGACGAATACGACAACTGGAAGCGCGCGGTCGCACTGACCTTCGGTTGGTCGCGGTCGAAACGAGCGGCGGGTCCGCCCACCGAATCGAGGGGTTCGTAG
- a CDS encoding DUF1254 domain-containing protein, translating into MSDVSRRSLLMAGAAAGTGLVACGKSTDSDGSASSSSTPPSDPRSIATDAYIFGYPLVLVDVTRESSAAALPANQIAAIGAIDPTLNAVVMPNIDTVYAGAWLDLRAEPVVLQVPEMDPGRYWLMQIMDAWTNTAHNPSSVAPQVKAGQNPPYGYAITGPNWSGTLPDNLTRLAMPTATAWLIGRIELRNSADLAAADGLLRQVLMAPLSVWQRGERPPPIIDPETAIPISPPQQVARMDGRTFFDRLCALMVTNPPAADDAPAMHRFSKIGIGPGGKVDGVAVADLNAAVAAGQLHIPDYANPEARRENGWDLATNLGAYGTDYLLRASTAWTALGANLPQDSVYPEISANAGEQGAPRRYRLRFEPGQSPPARAFWSLTAYTAERYLVPNAAGIYSVGHQRPVVPLPDGAVELAIQADDPGPDVPQGNWLPIPESGTFRLALRLYVPEDRALDGSWKPPSLVRVG; encoded by the coding sequence ATGAGTGATGTGTCGCGGCGATCTTTGCTGATGGCCGGTGCCGCTGCGGGCACGGGGCTGGTCGCGTGTGGCAAATCGACGGATTCCGATGGCTCGGCGAGTTCGAGCAGTACGCCGCCCAGTGATCCGCGTTCGATCGCGACCGACGCCTATATCTTCGGCTATCCGCTGGTACTGGTGGACGTTACGAGGGAGTCGAGTGCCGCGGCCCTGCCCGCCAACCAGATCGCGGCAATCGGCGCGATCGACCCGACGCTGAACGCGGTGGTGATGCCGAATATCGATACCGTCTACGCCGGGGCCTGGCTGGATCTGCGGGCCGAGCCGGTGGTGCTGCAGGTCCCGGAGATGGACCCGGGCCGCTACTGGCTGATGCAGATCATGGACGCCTGGACCAACACCGCACACAATCCCAGCAGCGTCGCACCGCAGGTGAAGGCCGGCCAGAATCCGCCCTACGGCTATGCGATCACCGGCCCCAATTGGTCGGGCACGCTGCCGGACAATCTGACCCGATTGGCGATGCCCACCGCGACCGCGTGGCTGATCGGTCGCATCGAACTGCGGAATTCGGCCGATCTCGCGGCGGCCGATGGATTGCTGCGGCAGGTGCTGATGGCACCGCTGAGCGTCTGGCAGCGCGGTGAACGACCGCCTCCGATCATCGATCCGGAGACCGCCATCCCGATCTCGCCGCCCCAGCAGGTCGCGCGGATGGACGGGCGCACCTTCTTCGATCGGCTCTGTGCGCTGATGGTCACCAATCCGCCCGCCGCCGACGATGCTCCTGCCATGCACCGGTTTTCGAAGATCGGCATCGGGCCCGGCGGCAAGGTGGACGGCGTCGCGGTCGCTGATCTCAACGCCGCGGTGGCGGCGGGACAGCTGCACATCCCGGACTACGCCAATCCCGAGGCCAGGCGCGAGAACGGTTGGGACCTGGCGACCAATCTCGGCGCCTACGGCACCGATTACCTGTTGCGCGCCTCCACCGCGTGGACCGCGCTCGGCGCGAATCTGCCGCAAGATTCCGTCTACCCGGAGATCAGCGCGAACGCGGGGGAGCAGGGCGCGCCGCGCCGGTACCGGTTGCGCTTCGAACCAGGGCAGTCACCACCCGCGCGGGCCTTCTGGTCACTGACGGCTTACACCGCCGAGCGCTACCTGGTGCCGAACGCGGCGGGCATCTACTCGGTCGGCCACCAGCGTCCCGTCGTGCCGCTACCGGATGGTGCGGTGGAGCTCGCCATCCAGGCCGATGATCCGGGACCTGATGTGCCACAAGGTAATTGGTTGCCGATTCCGGAATCTGGAACGTTCCGGCTCGCTCTGCGCCTGTATGTGCCCGAGGACCGGGCGCTGGACGGCAGTTGGAAACCGCCGAGTCTGGTCCGAGTCGGATGA
- a CDS encoding DUF1254 domain-containing protein: protein MNTEGDAPLRPRPWVSRRAVIGLGVAGIALAACGKSSDHTSESTSTASDEVKDIAMDAYVFGYPLVLMDLTRVAAEAITPVNTFQHTTALPTPQRRDLVRLNLDTLYSAAWLDVSAEPMVLQVPAMDPGRYWLMQLLDAWSNTVHNPSSVRPQANSQAQQFSYVVTGPEWSGTLPADLTQLPVPTPTVWLFGRIQVNGPEDIPAVAALQQQLKLVPLSAWTVNKDTPTRSVPTPTDADATPPPKQVLEMDAATFFQRMCAAMAVNPSRPEDEPAMRRFAAIGIRPGGSVHGISDGDLTAAVTAAQKEIPAYADPKMVNENGWSFNPNVDLTMRLYAPKDVAIEGRWRPPVLTVVP from the coding sequence ATGAACACCGAAGGTGATGCACCGCTACGCCCTCGCCCGTGGGTCTCGCGCCGTGCCGTCATCGGGCTCGGTGTCGCCGGTATCGCACTGGCCGCCTGTGGAAAATCGTCGGACCACACCTCCGAGTCGACCAGCACGGCATCCGACGAGGTCAAGGACATCGCCATGGACGCCTACGTCTTCGGCTATCCGCTGGTGCTGATGGACCTCACCCGGGTTGCGGCCGAGGCGATCACACCGGTCAACACCTTCCAGCACACCACGGCGCTGCCGACACCGCAACGCCGCGATCTCGTGCGGCTCAACCTGGACACCCTGTATTCGGCCGCATGGCTCGATGTTTCGGCGGAGCCGATGGTCTTGCAGGTGCCCGCCATGGATCCGGGCCGCTACTGGCTGATGCAGTTGCTCGACGCCTGGTCCAATACCGTGCACAATCCGAGTAGCGTTCGGCCGCAGGCGAACTCGCAGGCACAGCAGTTCAGCTACGTCGTCACCGGCCCGGAGTGGTCGGGCACCCTGCCCGCGGACCTGACCCAGCTGCCGGTGCCGACGCCGACGGTGTGGCTGTTCGGCCGGATCCAGGTCAATGGTCCCGAGGATATTCCGGCCGTCGCCGCGCTTCAGCAGCAGCTGAAACTGGTGCCGCTCAGCGCATGGACGGTGAACAAGGACACGCCGACCCGGTCGGTCCCGACGCCGACGGATGCTGACGCGACACCGCCGCCGAAGCAGGTGCTGGAGATGGACGCGGCGACGTTTTTCCAGCGGATGTGCGCGGCGATGGCGGTGAACCCGTCGCGCCCCGAGGACGAACCGGCCATGAGACGCTTCGCCGCCATCGGTATTCGGCCGGGCGGCAGCGTGCATGGCATCTCCGACGGCGATCTGACGGCGGCGGTCACCGCGGCGCAGAAGGAGATTCCCGCCTACGCGGACCCGAAGATGGTGAACGAGAACGGATGGAGCTTCAACCCGAATGTCGACCTGACCATGCGGCTGTACGCGCCGAAAGACGTTGCCATCGAAGGGCGTTGGCGACCGCCCGTACTGACGGTTGTGCCTTAG
- a CDS encoding globin domain-containing protein — translation MFSNTCLLNRGCRAFARHLHSDQPSRLRLKTQFTERRPTHVDHLTWFTAESFGGPDRFTRDLGFDYIIAVHRGLAITDEQRERFAQLYLEAFEEAGLFDDPAFRAAVREHAEFGAQVAQQNSHAKTDDELHPIRAVPHWTWDGNDD, via the coding sequence GTGTTTAGTAATACCTGTTTACTGAATCGCGGTTGCCGCGCATTCGCACGCCACTTACATAGCGATCAGCCATCACGGCTCCGGCTGAAAACCCAGTTCACCGAACGCCGCCCGACGCACGTCGACCACCTCACCTGGTTCACCGCCGAATCCTTCGGCGGGCCGGACCGTTTCACCCGCGACCTCGGCTTCGACTACATCATCGCCGTGCACCGCGGTCTCGCGATCACCGATGAACAGCGAGAGCGCTTCGCCCAGCTGTATCTGGAGGCGTTCGAGGAGGCGGGGCTGTTCGACGATCCGGCCTTCCGCGCCGCGGTGCGCGAGCATGCCGAATTCGGCGCCCAAGTGGCACAACAGAATTCACATGCCAAGACCGACGACGAACTGCACCCGATCCGCGCCGTGCCGCACTGGACCTGGGACGGCAACGACGACTGA